A genomic region of Prevotella scopos JCM 17725 contains the following coding sequences:
- a CDS encoding DedA family protein, producing MSFITSMLGHLNYGTIFVLMLLESTIIPVPSELVVAPAAYHAAAGNLDIWLVILFATLGADIGATINYLAGWYLGRPIIYKFANSKWGHLCLLNQEKVEKSEKYFDDHGMVATITGRLLPGIRHLISIPAGLAKMNYWKFLLYTTIGAASWHSILAFLGHYMHSFVPEEQLEEKILEYGEYIKFGLIILVILACLYILVKWYIKKRKNDNSKQQQV from the coding sequence ATGAGTTTTATCACATCGATGCTCGGACATCTCAACTATGGCACCATCTTCGTTTTGATGCTTCTTGAAAGTACGATTATCCCAGTACCATCAGAGTTAGTCGTTGCCCCAGCTGCCTATCATGCTGCCGCAGGCAACCTTGATATATGGTTGGTAATCCTTTTCGCTACATTGGGAGCAGACATTGGTGCAACAATAAACTATCTCGCTGGATGGTATCTTGGTCGCCCTATCATCTATAAGTTTGCTAATAGCAAATGGGGACATCTTTGCTTATTGAATCAAGAGAAGGTGGAAAAGAGTGAGAAATACTTTGATGATCATGGTATGGTTGCCACTATCACTGGTCGCCTCCTACCTGGCATACGTCATCTTATATCCATTCCAGCAGGATTGGCAAAGATGAATTATTGGAAATTCTTGCTTTATACAACTATTGGTGCTGCTTCATGGCATAGTATTCTCGCCTTCTTAGGACATTACATGCACTCTTTTGTACCAGAAGAGCAACTCGAAGAGAAAATCTTAGAGTACGGTGAGTACATCAAGTTTGGATTGATTATTTTGGTTATCCTTGCGTGTCTGTACATCCTTGTTAAGTGGTATATCAAGAAAAGGAAGAATGACAATAGTAAACAACAGCAGGTATAA
- a CDS encoding sigma-70 family RNA polymerase sigma factor — protein MTLNEKYIEDIVNEQLLSDKEEHELAKKIKVGDASALEKLTKANLKFVVSLAHQYRNRGLGEDDLISEGNIGMMYAAQKFDGSRGVRFVVFAAPYIRKAMEEAIKEQATLYKLPKNETSKFEQKRSHAISIDQPVPVGSNNNFTLQHILENENAKHADEHLNREILSNEIQKGLDVLNDREKSIITYIYGLGGANYTMAEIAEYMGLKRERVRQIRDKALRKLHKKMK, from the coding sequence ATGACTTTAAACGAAAAATACATCGAAGATATCGTCAATGAGCAACTTCTTTCAGATAAAGAAGAACATGAGTTAGCTAAAAAGATAAAGGTTGGCGATGCTAGTGCCTTAGAGAAACTTACCAAGGCTAACTTGAAGTTTGTCGTATCGTTGGCACATCAATATCGTAATCGTGGTTTAGGCGAAGACGATTTGATTAGCGAGGGAAACATCGGTATGATGTATGCCGCACAGAAGTTTGATGGTTCACGGGGCGTACGCTTTGTTGTCTTTGCTGCTCCTTACATCCGTAAGGCCATGGAAGAAGCTATCAAAGAGCAGGCTACACTGTATAAACTTCCTAAAAACGAGACGAGTAAGTTTGAACAAAAACGTTCGCATGCAATCTCTATTGACCAGCCAGTACCCGTAGGAAGTAATAACAACTTCACCCTTCAGCACATCCTTGAGAACGAGAACGCAAAGCATGCTGATGAACATCTTAACCGAGAAATCCTCAGCAATGAGATTCAAAAAGGCTTAGATGTACTCAATGACCGAGAGAAAAGTATCATCACCTATATCTATGGACTGGGCGGGGCTAACTATACAATGGCTGAGATTGCGGAGTACATGGGACTGAAACGTGAACGCGTACGTCAGATTCGTGACAAGGCATTGCGCAAACTTCATAAAAAGATGAAATAA
- a CDS encoding esterase-like activity of phytase family protein — protein MVLKFKFIFFLVSFSPFVLFAQTPQLVRINPQHHFQHTVPKGNYSGLTWLGGDRYAVVSDKAAESGFFIFRILIDNVSGDIKSIENEGFLSSGTANKDEEGIAFFSKDSTLFISREADNRVVEFGMDGKLTGRELAIPSIFSTATPAYSFEALTYNAQTHRFWTTSESTLKIDGKQATATNLVQNRLRMQSFDDSLAPKEQYAYLMDTAENHPSASNFAMGVPAMIALDNGWVLILEREFLVTTSKLGSFVENKIYCVNPMASVAISQEKGLDSDSPYMHKTLVAAWKTSLGLLRQNLANYEGMCLGPRLVDGSQVIVLCADSQDQYGGVLRDWFRTIIIR, from the coding sequence ATGGTACTAAAATTTAAGTTTATATTTTTCCTTGTATCTTTTTCCCCTTTTGTGCTCTTTGCGCAAACTCCGCAGCTTGTGCGTATCAATCCCCAGCATCATTTTCAGCATACTGTCCCTAAAGGGAATTATAGCGGACTGACATGGTTGGGTGGTGATCGTTATGCTGTGGTATCTGACAAGGCAGCAGAAAGTGGTTTTTTCATCTTCCGTATTTTGATTGATAATGTAAGTGGAGATATAAAAAGTATTGAAAATGAAGGCTTTCTTTCGTCTGGAACGGCGAATAAGGACGAAGAAGGCATTGCTTTCTTTTCAAAGGACAGTACGTTGTTTATCTCTCGTGAAGCTGATAATAGGGTAGTTGAGTTTGGAATGGATGGTAAACTAACGGGTAGGGAGTTGGCGATACCGTCTATCTTTAGCACAGCCACGCCTGCCTATAGTTTTGAAGCACTTACGTATAATGCGCAAACACATCGTTTCTGGACAACCTCTGAAAGTACGTTGAAAATTGATGGGAAGCAAGCCACCGCTACAAATCTAGTGCAAAATCGACTTCGTATGCAGTCTTTTGATGATTCTTTGGCTCCTAAAGAGCAGTATGCTTATTTGATGGACACAGCTGAAAATCATCCTTCAGCTTCAAATTTTGCGATGGGTGTCCCTGCTATGATTGCCTTAGATAATGGATGGGTACTTATTCTCGAGCGCGAGTTCTTGGTGACGACGAGTAAGCTTGGATCTTTTGTTGAGAATAAGATATATTGTGTCAATCCAATGGCGTCTGTAGCTATTAGTCAAGAAAAAGGGCTAGATTCTGATAGTCCGTATATGCATAAGACACTTGTTGCAGCATGGAAGACCTCCTTGGGCTTACTTCGTCAGAATCTAGCTAATTATGAGGGAATGTGTCTTGGTCCCCGTCTTGTAGATGGAAGCCAAGTTATCGTGCTCTGTGCTGATAGTCAAGACCAGTATGGTGGTGTGCTACGTGACTGGTTTCGTACGATTATCATTCGATAA
- a CDS encoding mannose-1-phosphate guanylyltransferase encodes MAQTDNHLVIMAGGVGSRFWPMSTAERPKQFIDVLGVGRTLIQLTYNRFADVVSPDNVWVVTNQKYVALVHEQLPEIPLNHILSEPCRRNTAPCIAYVSWRIKKENPKANIVVSPSDHIVANDTEFRRVITNCLKFTAETDAVVTLGMKPTRPETGYGYIQADLSTASARNREIYRVDQFREKPDLHTAEQYIKQNNFFWNAGIFIWSVSTIVNAFRIYQPSIARIFERIMDVLGTVDEQRFIDEVYPECENISVDYAIMEKAEEIFVCPADFGWSDLGTWGSLLAHTRHDIYGNAVIGNDVHLFDSKNCIVHTTEERKVVIQGLDGYIVAEQDGKLLICRLTEEQRLKQFTGEG; translated from the coding sequence ATGGCACAAACTGATAATCATCTTGTCATTATGGCGGGAGGCGTTGGCAGTAGATTCTGGCCGATGAGTACTGCAGAGCGTCCTAAGCAGTTTATTGATGTTTTAGGCGTTGGAAGAACGCTTATACAGCTGACGTATAATCGTTTTGCTGATGTCGTTTCGCCAGATAATGTATGGGTTGTAACAAACCAAAAGTATGTAGCTTTGGTTCATGAACAGCTTCCGGAGATACCCTTAAATCATATTTTGAGTGAGCCTTGTCGTCGCAACACGGCTCCTTGTATTGCTTATGTGAGCTGGCGTATCAAGAAAGAAAACCCTAAAGCTAACATCGTGGTGTCACCAAGTGACCATATTGTAGCAAATGATACAGAGTTTAGGCGTGTTATCACTAACTGTTTGAAGTTTACTGCAGAGACCGATGCTGTGGTAACGTTGGGTATGAAACCAACACGTCCTGAGACAGGCTATGGTTATATACAGGCCGATCTCTCAACAGCATCAGCACGTAATCGTGAAATTTATCGTGTTGATCAGTTCCGTGAGAAGCCTGATTTGCATACTGCTGAACAATATATTAAGCAGAATAACTTTTTCTGGAATGCTGGTATCTTCATTTGGAGTGTATCAACGATTGTTAATGCCTTCCGTATCTATCAGCCAAGTATAGCAAGAATCTTTGAGCGTATCATGGATGTCTTGGGAACCGTAGATGAACAGCGTTTCATAGATGAAGTATATCCTGAATGTGAAAATATCTCTGTCGATTATGCGATTATGGAAAAGGCAGAGGAGATTTTTGTTTGTCCAGCAGACTTTGGATGGAGTGATTTAGGTACTTGGGGCTCTTTGTTAGCTCATACGAGGCATGATATCTATGGTAATGCTGTGATTGGTAATGACGTGCATCTGTTTGATAGTAAGAACTGTATTGTTCATACAACAGAGGAGCGTAAAGTCGTCATTCAAGGACTTGATGGTTATATTGTAGCTGAACAAGATGGTAAGTTGCTTATCTGTCGCCTCACTGAAGAACAGCGCTTGAAGCAATTTACGGGTGAAGGTTAA
- a CDS encoding winged helix-turn-helix domain-containing protein, whose protein sequence is MTEKKEVKSAPKAAKKAPAKKAPAKKAVVAINAENVGFKAGDVYNALAAEAKALTVAEIAKIAKISTEEVYLGIGWLFKEGKVNGENDKVALA, encoded by the coding sequence ATGACAGAAAAAAAAGAAGTTAAGTCTGCTCCTAAGGCAGCAAAGAAGGCTCCTGCTAAGAAAGCTCCTGCAAAGAAAGCAGTAGTAGCTATTAATGCAGAGAATGTTGGATTTAAGGCTGGCGATGTTTACAACGCTCTTGCTGCTGAGGCTAAGGCTTTGACAGTTGCTGAGATTGCCAAGATTGCCAAGATTAGTACTGAGGAAGTTTACCTTGGTATTGGCTGGCTCTTCAAGGAGGGTAAGGTTAATGGAGAAAATGACAAGGTTGCTCTTGCTTAA
- the aspS gene encoding aspartate--tRNA ligase: MYRTNTCGELRLSDAGKEVTLAGWVQRTRKMGGMTFVDLRDRYGITQLVFNEADNAELCGEANKLGREYCIQVKGIVNERQSKNSKIPTGDIEIIVKELNVLSSSETPPFTIEDNTDGGDDLRMKYRYLDLRREAVRKNMELRHRMTILIRNFLDAADFMEVETPILIGSTPEGARDFVVPSRMNPGQFYALPQSPQTLKQLLMVAGFDRYFQIAKCFRDEDLRADRQPEFTQIDCEMSFVDQEDVINLFEEMARHLFREIRGIELPKLEQMKWHDAMKRFGSDKPDLRFGMEFVELMDDLKGTGSFSVFNEAAYIGGIVVSGCADYSRKQLNELTDFVKRPQVGAQGLVFIKYNADGTIKSSIDKFYTEDQLLKVKETTGAKDGDLVLILSGDNVRKTQVQLCSLRLEMGDRLGLRDKNVFKCLWIVDFPLFEWSDEEQRLMATHHPFTMPNPDDIKLLDEHPEQVRAKAYDFVCNGIEVGGGSLRIHDTQLQEKMFEVLGFTPESAKAQFGFLMNAFKYGAPPHAGLAFGLDRFVSIMAGLDSIRDCIAFPKNNSGRDVMLDAPSFIDQKQLDELEIKLDLKA; this comes from the coding sequence ATGTATAGAACAAATACTTGTGGAGAGCTGCGCCTTTCAGACGCAGGCAAGGAAGTGACCCTTGCTGGATGGGTACAACGCACGCGTAAAATGGGCGGTATGACCTTTGTCGATCTCCGTGACCGCTATGGTATTACCCAGTTAGTTTTCAATGAGGCCGACAATGCAGAACTTTGTGGTGAAGCTAACAAGTTAGGACGTGAATATTGCATCCAAGTAAAGGGTATTGTTAATGAGCGTCAGAGTAAGAATAGTAAGATTCCAACTGGTGATATTGAGATTATTGTCAAGGAATTGAATGTACTCAGCAGTTCTGAGACACCTCCATTCACTATTGAAGATAATACTGATGGTGGTGACGACCTCCGCATGAAATATCGCTACCTTGACCTTCGTCGTGAGGCTGTACGTAAGAATATGGAGTTACGTCATCGTATGACAATTCTCATTCGTAACTTCCTCGATGCTGCAGACTTTATGGAGGTAGAAACGCCTATTCTCATCGGTTCTACCCCAGAAGGTGCTCGTGACTTCGTAGTTCCTTCACGTATGAACCCAGGTCAGTTCTATGCACTCCCACAGAGTCCGCAGACACTGAAGCAGCTGTTGATGGTAGCTGGTTTTGATCGATACTTCCAGATAGCAAAGTGTTTCCGTGATGAAGACTTACGTGCTGACCGTCAGCCAGAGTTTACACAGATTGACTGTGAGATGTCATTCGTAGATCAGGAAGATGTTATTAATCTTTTTGAGGAAATGGCACGCCATCTCTTCCGTGAGATTCGTGGCATTGAGCTTCCTAAATTAGAGCAGATGAAATGGCACGATGCAATGAAACGCTTTGGTTCTGATAAACCAGACTTGCGTTTCGGTATGGAGTTCGTTGAGCTGATGGATGACCTGAAAGGCACAGGTTCATTCTCTGTCTTTAATGAAGCTGCGTACATTGGTGGTATTGTTGTTTCTGGTTGTGCTGATTATAGCCGCAAGCAACTCAATGAATTGACCGATTTTGTTAAGCGTCCACAGGTAGGTGCTCAGGGACTTGTATTCATCAAATATAATGCTGATGGTACTATCAAGAGTTCTATTGATAAGTTCTACACAGAGGATCAGCTGCTGAAGGTGAAAGAAACAACAGGTGCTAAGGATGGCGACCTTGTATTGATTCTTTCTGGTGATAATGTTAGAAAGACACAAGTTCAACTCTGTTCTTTGCGTCTTGAGATGGGCGATCGCTTAGGACTTCGCGATAAGAACGTGTTTAAGTGTCTTTGGATTGTTGACTTCCCATTGTTCGAATGGAGTGATGAAGAGCAGCGTTTGATGGCCACTCACCATCCATTTACAATGCCTAATCCTGATGATATCAAGTTGTTGGATGAGCATCCGGAGCAAGTTCGCGCAAAGGCATACGACTTTGTATGCAATGGTATTGAAGTTGGTGGAGGTTCACTCCGTATTCATGATACCCAGTTGCAGGAAAAGATGTTTGAGGTCCTTGGCTTCACGCCAGAGAGTGCAAAGGCACAATTTGGCTTCTTGATGAATGCATTCAAATATGGTGCACCACCTCATGCAGGTCTTGCTTTCGGTCTCGATCGCTTCGTAAGTATAATGGCTGGTCTCGACTCAATCCGTGATTGTATTGCCTTCCCTAAAAACAATAGTGGACGTGATGTAATGTTGGACGCTCCTTCATTCATTGATCAAAAGCAGTTAGACGAGCTAGAAATCAAGTTGGATTTGAAAGCATAA
- a CDS encoding DUF1573 domain-containing protein, giving the protein MKKFLLMTMMLVFGLTFAAAQNQAEIKFDKVTYDFGTFSDDNPVHKTTFTFTNVGKAPLVINQIVASCGCTIPTYDKRPIAPGQKGTIDVTYNGTGKFPGHFKKSITVRTNGKVEMTRLYVEGVMTGK; this is encoded by the coding sequence ATGAAAAAGTTCTTATTAATGACAATGATGTTAGTTTTCGGACTGACATTTGCTGCAGCACAGAATCAGGCAGAAATTAAATTTGATAAAGTAACTTACGACTTCGGTACTTTCTCAGACGACAATCCAGTGCACAAAACAACATTCACATTCACAAATGTGGGTAAGGCCCCGTTGGTAATTAACCAGATTGTTGCAAGTTGTGGTTGTACCATACCAACCTATGATAAGCGACCAATTGCTCCGGGACAAAAAGGCACGATTGATGTGACATACAACGGAACTGGTAAGTTCCCAGGACACTTCAAAAAGAGTATTACCGTACGTACAAATGGAAAAGTTGAAATGACACGCCTATATGTAGAAGGTGTAATGACTGGAAAATAA
- a CDS encoding FHA domain-containing protein, translating into MKRVRCPKCDNFITFDETKYKSGQRLVFQCPQCNKEFGIRMGVSKLRKTQKEENEATMDEDAENKYGSLHVIENVFHYRQVIPLHMGENVIGRYMKGNPINCPIETVDPSVDMTHCTITVSRNKQGKLQYVLRDGPSYTGTFVDNVILGDRERRLIEDGTLFTIGATSIILHTSDEENVAQ; encoded by the coding sequence ATGAAGAGAGTAAGATGTCCGAAGTGTGATAACTTCATAACTTTCGATGAAACAAAATATAAGTCAGGACAACGTCTTGTATTTCAGTGTCCTCAATGTAATAAGGAGTTCGGTATTCGTATGGGTGTCTCTAAATTGCGTAAGACACAAAAGGAAGAGAACGAAGCGACAATGGATGAAGATGCTGAAAATAAGTATGGTTCGCTTCATGTAATTGAGAATGTCTTTCATTATCGTCAGGTTATCCCATTACACATGGGTGAAAATGTTATCGGTCGTTATATGAAAGGTAATCCTATTAATTGTCCTATTGAGACGGTTGACCCAAGTGTTGACATGACGCATTGTACGATTACTGTGAGTAGGAACAAACAAGGAAAGTTGCAATATGTTTTGCGTGATGGCCCATCTTATACAGGTACGTTTGTTGACAACGTCATTCTCGGCGACCGTGAGCGTCGTCTTATTGAAGATGGGACACTCTTTACGATAGGTGCAACAAGTATTATTCTTCATACATCTGATGAAGAGAACGTGGCTCAGTAG
- a CDS encoding SPOR domain-containing protein — protein sequence MPLPNKLLNFANVIKLDRHIEILLLGNDCVIVPGLGGFVAHHISARYDEQDGLFLPPYRTLGFNAQLRMNDSLLVQSYVDAYDLSYPEALQQIENEVDEIYRRLDEEGLFELNDLGSLSRNADGNLEFEPFESGILTPFYYGLSSFSFKKLENQKQSTLTTIEVKTQKQGVVFVDDSDSENKRLSISMRALRNVTAAAVFLTAVFLVAFPGSTRKGLYDKPQIKSGVLYNIFDSDDTSNASKRFNAVIPSSHVAGVKTAQKATPSISSHYWAIVMASHVSENNARAFVHKLQKNGLTDIRVYEGSESIKVLCGYFSSQQEAFAKMKVINKTTPFKEAWVIEIGK from the coding sequence TTGCCACTTCCAAATAAATTACTTAATTTTGCAAACGTGATAAAACTCGACCGACATATAGAGATTCTTCTGCTGGGAAATGACTGTGTCATTGTTCCGGGCTTAGGTGGCTTTGTTGCCCATCATATTTCAGCTAGATATGATGAGCAGGATGGCTTGTTCCTGCCACCTTATCGTACGCTTGGCTTTAATGCACAGTTGCGAATGAACGACTCATTGTTGGTACAGTCTTATGTTGATGCCTACGATTTAAGCTATCCAGAAGCTTTGCAGCAGATAGAAAATGAGGTTGATGAGATTTACCGAAGATTAGATGAGGAAGGATTATTTGAATTGAATGACCTTGGTAGTCTTTCAAGAAATGCTGATGGTAATTTGGAGTTTGAACCTTTCGAAAGTGGCATACTGACGCCATTTTATTATGGTTTAAGTAGCTTTAGCTTTAAAAAACTTGAAAACCAAAAGCAGTCTACACTAACGACGATAGAAGTCAAGACACAAAAACAGGGCGTTGTATTTGTTGACGATTCTGATAGTGAAAACAAACGTCTTAGCATCAGCATGCGCGCTTTACGTAATGTTACGGCGGCAGCAGTCTTCCTAACGGCAGTCTTCCTTGTTGCATTCCCTGGGTCAACTCGAAAGGGCTTGTATGATAAACCGCAAATTAAAAGTGGTGTACTCTATAATATCTTCGACTCTGATGATACGTCGAATGCTTCGAAACGGTTTAATGCGGTAATACCAAGTAGTCATGTGGCTGGTGTAAAGACTGCACAGAAGGCAACTCCATCTATCTCTTCTCATTATTGGGCAATCGTTATGGCAAGTCACGTAAGTGAAAATAATGCACGTGCCTTTGTTCATAAATTGCAGAAGAATGGTCTCACTGACATACGTGTCTATGAAGGTAGTGAGAGTATAAAGGTGCTCTGTGGCTATTTCTCAAGTCAGCAAGAAGCTTTTGCAAAAATGAAGGTCATCAATAAGACCACACCATTTAAGGAAGCTTGGGTGATAGAGATAGGGAAGTAA
- the rfbC gene encoding dTDP-4-dehydrorhamnose 3,5-epimerase: MEFIKTEIDGVWIIEPKVFNDERGYFFESFKQAEFDKHIGYHVDFIQDNESKSSYGVLRGLHYQEGDTAQAKLVRVIKGKVVDVAVDLRKSSPTFGKYVMAELSEENKRQFFVPRGFAHGFLVLSDEAIFTYKVDNVYSPQTEASLRWNDETVGVKWPIDVKDVLLSDKDLNKGLSLKDAKVFE, translated from the coding sequence ATGGAGTTTATTAAGACCGAAATCGATGGTGTTTGGATTATTGAGCCTAAAGTATTTAATGATGAAAGGGGTTATTTCTTCGAGTCTTTCAAGCAGGCAGAATTCGACAAACACATAGGCTATCATGTTGATTTCATTCAGGACAATGAGTCTAAGTCAAGCTATGGTGTTCTGCGCGGACTTCACTATCAAGAAGGTGATACCGCTCAGGCAAAGTTGGTACGTGTCATCAAAGGAAAAGTTGTTGATGTCGCTGTTGACCTCCGCAAGAGTTCTCCAACATTCGGCAAGTATGTTATGGCGGAGTTGTCGGAAGAGAACAAACGTCAGTTCTTTGTGCCACGTGGCTTTGCACATGGATTTCTTGTACTTTCTGACGAGGCTATCTTCACTTACAAGGTAGATAATGTTTATTCTCCACAGACAGAGGCAAGTCTTCGATGGAATGATGAGACTGTAGGTGTTAAATGGCCTATCGATGTCAAGGACGTCTTACTTTCAGACAAAGACCTTAACAAAGGATTGTCTTTAAAGGACGCAAAAGTGTTTGAATAA
- a CDS encoding DUF4738 domain-containing protein, which translates to MKQKLFPYLIILMALLTACNNRGTDFQQKHEDKQAKEMLQGLWTNGENSDPAMLVKGDSIFYPDSASMPVRFWIYQDTIYLQGQNIHGYKIEKQAAHLFKFANQNGDEVKLIKSYDKALYSAFNYHVYAMNTFLEQSQDTIIRTDLGYFESKVHVQTTSDKVVKSTYNDNGVEVDNIYLDNVASLRLYNHGTPVFAHDFRKQEFQSLIPKEFLSRSILRKMYFTQADAKALYYYVIIGIPDADTTYVIELRVTPDGRMSKKLK; encoded by the coding sequence ATGAAACAGAAGTTATTTCCCTACTTAATAATACTAATGGCTCTTTTAACAGCATGCAACAATCGTGGTACAGATTTTCAACAGAAACACGAAGACAAGCAAGCAAAAGAGATGCTACAGGGATTATGGACCAATGGTGAGAACAGTGATCCGGCTATGTTGGTTAAGGGAGATAGTATTTTCTACCCTGACTCAGCCAGTATGCCTGTACGCTTCTGGATTTATCAAGATACCATTTATTTGCAAGGTCAAAACATTCATGGGTATAAAATAGAAAAGCAGGCAGCTCATTTATTTAAATTTGCCAACCAAAATGGTGATGAAGTAAAGTTGATAAAGAGTTACGACAAAGCTCTATACTCTGCATTTAACTATCATGTTTATGCGATGAATACCTTCTTGGAGCAGTCGCAAGACACTATCATCCGTACAGATTTAGGCTATTTTGAAAGTAAAGTCCATGTTCAAACGACATCTGACAAGGTTGTTAAATCAACTTATAACGATAACGGAGTGGAAGTTGATAACATTTATCTTGACAATGTTGCATCCTTACGATTGTACAATCATGGTACACCTGTCTTTGCTCATGACTTCCGTAAACAAGAGTTCCAGTCACTCATCCCAAAAGAGTTTCTCTCTCGCAGCATCTTACGCAAGATGTATTTCACGCAAGCTGATGCCAAAGCTCTTTATTACTATGTAATCATTGGAATCCCTGATGCTGACACAACATACGTTATCGAGCTGCGAGTAACACCTGATGGTAGGATGAGTAAGAAGCTGAAATAA
- a CDS encoding condensin complex protein MksE codes for MRNNTQRIYERLSRGEFLSVDSTDNSIRHLYEDIEENLEDYTDYFKEIGLQLEMGNGYFYFSRLEEGKHTIGQKLESFSKWLDYLDFLKCYNQSFTAGYQFRKSNLIEQISLDIELKEKANHLFKKYGAGSNLETVNKLLQEMQNMGFAECISEQDETYKITSAFHYAEELVNMIQIANEDEVPE; via the coding sequence ATGCGAAATAATACTCAAAGAATATATGAAAGGCTGAGTCGAGGAGAATTCCTATCGGTTGACAGCACAGACAATTCTATCCGTCATCTCTATGAGGACATTGAAGAGAATCTAGAAGACTATACCGATTATTTCAAAGAAATTGGGCTTCAGTTAGAGATGGGTAATGGTTACTTCTATTTTTCACGTTTAGAAGAGGGGAAACATACTATAGGACAGAAGCTGGAAAGCTTTTCAAAATGGCTTGATTATCTTGACTTTCTTAAATGTTATAATCAATCGTTTACTGCCGGTTACCAGTTTCGTAAGAGTAATCTGATAGAACAAATCAGTCTTGACATCGAACTCAAGGAGAAAGCCAATCACCTATTCAAGAAATATGGGGCTGGTTCAAATTTGGAAACTGTGAACAAACTTCTTCAGGAGATGCAGAATATGGGCTTTGCTGAATGCATCAGCGAACAAGATGAGACTTATAAAATTACTTCAGCATTCCATTATGCTGAGGAACTGGTAAACATGATTCAAATAGCCAACGAAGATGAAGTACCTGAATAA